The Pseudofrankia sp. DC12 region AGTCAGCCGGCGCGCCCGCCGGCCCGGCCGGGCGGGCGTGGCGAGGCCGTGTTCCGCGAGGGTGTCGGCGTCGACCTCATCGACCGTCAGACCCCGGTCAGGTTCGGGCGCGGTGACCGCGAGGGTGGCCTCGGCCAGCCCGTAGGCCGCCACGAACGTCTCCGGCCGCAGGCCATGGCGCTGTCCGGCATCAAGGAAGCCCTCGATCGCTTCCGGGTCGATCGGCTCACCGCCCGACAACACCTGCTGCACGCAGGACAGATCGAGCGCCGGGCCGCTGCGCAACAGCCGCCCGGCCAGCGCATAGGCCGACGGCGGGCCCATCAGCACCGTCGCCCGAAGCCGGGCGGCGTTACGCAGCCACGACGACGGCGACGCCAGATAATCGACCGGCGAGCCGACCAGCACGTCACACCCACCGCAGGTCAGCTGCGAGGCCAGCGCCCCGATCAGCCCCATGTCATGCGAGAAAGGCAGCCAGGTCAGCAACCGGCCGTGCATCTCGTCATGGCGCAGCCGCTCCTGGACCGCCGCGATGTTCGCCGCGAGATTCCTGTGACTGACCTGAACAATCTTCGCCTCGGACGTGGTCCCACTGGTGAACTGCAGAATCGCCGGATCGTCATCGGTGAGATCAGGCGCCTTCCACACCCCGGCCGGACTGGCCGCGACCACATCCGCGAGAAGCTCCACCCGCGTCCCACCGACCCCGAGCGCGCCGACCAGGTCCTCATAGGGCGCACCCACCAGCACGACCGGATCCCGAAGCGCCGCGAGCCGCGCCCGGGTCTGCTCGACGTAGCTCTCCAGCGCCACGGTCCGCGCCGGCGTCGGCGCACAGGTCACGCTCGCGCCCGCCATCCATGCCCCGACCAGCCCGGTCACCACCGCACGTGACGGCAGCCCCAGCACGACGATCCGATCGCCCGGCCCGGTTCCTCGAGCGTCTCGGAGCCACACCGCAACCCGCTCCGCCTCGGCGAACAACTCAGACCACGTCAGGGCGTCCTCGCCGTCCGGGCGGAGAAAGACAATCTGACCATCCCTGAGCCGCGCCCGAGCGAACCCATCCAACAAACGGACCACGACCGCGCCTTTCGCGTCGAGTATCACCATCAGGGAGGCCTGGTCAGCTGGCGAACTCCCCAGAGGACTCCGGGTTCTCGCCGGGTCGGTAGATCGCCAGAATCAACCGGTCCCATCTGCGGCCCTGGTAGTAGTCATGGTCCCGTAGCCGCGCCTCCACAGACAGGCCGCGGCCGCTCGCACTCGCGAACTGAGTGAAATTGAACTCGGGAAGTTCCAGGTAAAGTTTCCGTAGAGGCCACACGTCGAACAAGTACCTGACGAGAAGCTGCACCGGTTCAGCCGCAATCCCTGATCCGAGGTACTGATTTGTCATTGCCGCGCCCACGTAGGCGTGACCCAGGTTCGGATCGGCGTTGTAGCACATTACATGTCCGGCGGGTTGGTTTGTTTGCACCGACTCCACGAGGAACTGCGTGAATACTCCCTGCCACAAGTCGTTCTCGAACTGCGCGAACGGGGGCACCGATCCCCGGTAACGCCACCGGAAACCCACGTCAGGGCTCACTGCAAGTTCATATAGGAACGGTACGGCCTGTGGGTGTATCGGCACCAGTCGGAAGAATCTGCCGGCCAGCCGCGGCGGGCCGACAAGATCCTCAGGCCCTCGCGCGGACTCCACCGCAGTTTCGCCAACCGCCGTGGAGAAAGATCCGACCCGATCCTTGTAGCAGTCGTACAGTCCGCCGACCGTCTCCGCCGCGAGCCACTCTCGCTCCTCCAGATCCACCCCAAGGTCCGCGAGCGACGCTGCTAGTTCCAGTAGGCCGAACGAGTCGAGGCCCAGATCCGTAACCAGCCGGGAAGCGGCGCCCACTGACCCCCGCAGCACACCCGTTCGCGCGCTGACCAGATCCACGAACTCATCCTCAGTTAGCATCTGCTCCCCGCCGCATTTCCGGTCTGACCAACGTCGAACACCATCTCTCCCGACCACCTTGTTGCGGCAATTCGTACGGCGCAGCCGTCTCCAGTCGAGAGCGAGCTCATCTGGCAGCACCCTCGCCGAGGTCACCTGAGTCGGATCATGGGCGAGCAGCTGGGTCGGAACTCCTGGACGGCGCCGCGCTGAATTCCGCTGAACACACACTCTCCAACGTAAGAAGTGGAGAAGGATCCGTCGAGACGGGCCAGGGCGCGGCTCGATTACAAGAAGCTGATTTCGAGATCGGGCACGATTGGGAGTCCTGGTGGCAATGCCACGGTGTGGGTCTGTCGCGCAGCTTAGCGGCAATGCTGAGGAGTGGACAAGCGGTTCGCTGAACCTCCTCGTGATCGTTCTTCGAAGCTAGATCGACACCCTCTCTACCAGGGCTTATCGCGGAACGTTACGCGATCCCGCCGCCACGATCTTCTTGTGGCGCACTGATGTAGCTGAAAGTGAGCGCCAGTAGCCGAAATGCTCACTCTGAGTGGGCTAACCGTCGAAGGAAGTAGCTGTTCAGCTGGCGTCGTAGCTGATTGTGCTGGTCAGACGGGTTGTGTCGCTGGTGGTAGCCAGGGGCCGGTGGTGAAGAGCCGGGTGAGGGCGTCGAGGGTGTCGAGGCCCCATTTGCTGGCGGTGGACAGGTAGGACTGGACGATCGCGAAGTCGGCGAGGCCTTCCAGGGTGCGCCAGCAGCCGCCGGAGGCGCGTTGTTGGACCTTGACCGGCCGGACGTCGCGCTCCGCGAGATTGTTCGAGAACGGGACCGTCAGGTCGGTGGCGAACCGCAGGATCAGGTCCTCGTAGGCGCGGAACCGGCGGATCAGGGTCCGGGCATCGGCGGCGAGCGGGTTCCGTTTCCCGTGGTTGTCGGTCTCGCCGCGGGCGAGCGCGCCGAGGTAGTGGTTGCGGATCGTCGCGAGCGTCTCGGGGGTGAGCGCGTTCTGTCCGTTCTGGCGGGCGGCGCCCGCGGCGTGGTGGGCGTCGAGCAGGGTGGTGGCCATCGCCTGGGCCCAGACCTGCCCGTCTGGGTCGGAGTCGTGGATCTGGCGTAGGTCACGGAGTAGGTGTGCGCCACACCAGGCGTGCACGGCCCCGGTCAGGTGGGTGTAGCCGGCGTAGCCGTCGCGGACGAGGACCCCGGTGAAGCCGGGCCAGACCCCGCCGGCGTCGATCGCCGCCGCGGTGCGGTCACCGGTGTGCATCACGGTCAGGTAGTCGGTGGCGGCCACGTGCAGGTAGCGCAACGCGCCGGCGGCGCGGGCGGTCGTCTCGTCGGCGTGCGCGACCGGCGCAGCGGTGATCAGCCCGCGCACGTGGGGCAGGAACGTGGCCTCGAGCAGCCGGGCGGCCCGGCCCTGTGTGGCGGCGACCCAGCCGGTCGAGACCGCGACGCCGAGCAGCGCGGCGAGCACCGCCCCGGCCCGGCGAACCGGCAGGTGATGGCCACAGACGAGCCACACCGCCCGGGCGAGCAGCCCCGGCCCGTAGACGACCCGGCCGGTCACCCCCGCCGGAGCCTGTCCGGCGGTCGTGGCCTGGCAGCACGGGCAGACCCTGGCGATCACCCGGTACTCGACCACATACGGCTGCGGCGGCGGGGGCGGAACGTCGAAGACCTGATGGCGGCGCATCCCGAACACCGCCGCCCCGGCCAGCGAGCCGCCGCACCGCCCGCACGCGGCCGGATCAAGGGTGACCACCTCGTCGGGGTCCGCGACCATGTTCCGCGTCTGCCCCGGCTCGCCCGGCTGCTTGCCACGGGGCCGGCCCGACGCCGTCCGCGACGACCGCTTTGGAGTGTTTCCGCTTTTGTGGACGCCGTTTTAAGCTGCTAGTTGGCTGATATCCCTGTAGCCTAGCTCGTATTCTCTGGATGTCAAGTATTCGAGGGTAGAGTGACGGCGAATTGTGTTGTAGTAGTTGTTGATCCAGTCGGTGGTTTCGGTTTTGAGGTCGGCTCGGGTCGGCCGGGGGCGGGTATGGACAAGCTCCTTCTTGTAGGTTGCGAAGAAAGATTCCGAGACGGCATTGTCGTAGCAGATCCCGGTCCGCCCCAGAGACCGGCTGATCTTGTTGGTTTTGCAGTAGTCATCGAACGCGGCGGAGGTGTATTGGGTGCCGCGGTCGGAGTGGAATATCACCCCGGGTGGTGGGCTCCGGCGGGTCAATGCCATATCGAGAGCTTCGGTGACGAGGCTGGTGCGCATGTGGTCGGCCACGGCCCAGCCGACCACGGTGCGGGAATGCAGGTCGATCA contains the following coding sequences:
- a CDS encoding AMP-binding protein; translation: MVILDAKGAVVVRLLDGFARARLRDGQIVFLRPDGEDALTWSELFAEAERVAVWLRDARGTGPGDRIVVLGLPSRAVVTGLVGAWMAGASVTCAPTPARTVALESYVEQTRARLAALRDPVVLVGAPYEDLVGALGVGGTRVELLADVVAASPAGVWKAPDLTDDDPAILQFTSGTTSEAKIVQVSHRNLAANIAAVQERLRHDEMHGRLLTWLPFSHDMGLIGALASQLTCGGCDVLVGSPVDYLASPSSWLRNAARLRATVLMGPPSAYALAGRLLRSGPALDLSCVQQVLSGGEPIDPEAIEGFLDAGQRHGLRPETFVAAYGLAEATLAVTAPEPDRGLTVDEVDADTLAEHGLATPARPGRRARRLTRLGPPLPGTQVRVVDPITGADCGPRTVGEVRVAGPSVAGYLGEPPADGWLVTGDLGYLVDDDLVVCGRVKDLIIVGGRNIHPEEVEQAATSVPGVRAGNAVAFATRRPNAATDGVMVVFELRAGHDEADVCAQVTAAVLATVGTRPAAVRAVPPGSVPKTPSGKLQRAAAARRWGQHR
- a CDS encoding phosphopantetheine-binding protein, which codes for MDLVSARTGVLRGSVGAASRLVTDLGLDSFGLLELAASLADLGVDLEEREWLAAETVGGLYDCYKDRVGSFSTAVGETAVESARGPEDLVGPPRLAGRFFRLVPIHPQAVPFLYELAVSPDVGFRWRYRGSVPPFAQFENDLWQGVFTQFLVESVQTNQPAGHVMCYNADPNLGHAYVGAAMTNQYLGSGIAAEPVQLLVRYLFDVWPLRKLYLELPEFNFTQFASASGRGLSVEARLRDHDYYQGRRWDRLILAIYRPGENPESSGEFAS